One stretch of Thermanaerosceptrum fracticalcis DNA includes these proteins:
- the fni gene encoding type 2 isopentenyl-diphosphate Delta-isomerase, with amino-acid sequence MDLKREERKYHHLEHALREQTGPKPAGWSDVELVHQALIKGNADSIDTTIKLFGKTINFPLIINAMTGGAPGLERINEALARVAKETGIALAVGSQTAAVYNPGVRHTYEVVRKVYPEGLILANVGALVKPEYAKEAVEMIEADALQLHLNVVQELLMVEGDRDFASLYENVVKIKEAVKVPVILKEVGFGISRETAQELYQLGFTVLDLGGAGGTNFAAIELARNPQEHLDYLRCWGLPTAISLLEVNSLDLPFTVIASGGIYNALDIIKALALGAKAAGMAGVLLKIYDRYGEKALLDFLNSMQKEIQYLMLLTGAGKMEDIASIPVVITGYTQNWLTQRGIDTKKYAQRTTLGNDNFRGLNNKPKI; translated from the coding sequence ATGGATTTAAAACGTGAAGAAAGAAAATATCATCACCTGGAACATGCCCTGCGTGAACAAACAGGTCCCAAGCCTGCGGGTTGGTCTGATGTGGAATTGGTCCACCAGGCCCTGATCAAAGGAAATGCAGACAGTATTGATACAACTATAAAACTTTTTGGCAAAACAATAAATTTTCCTTTAATCATCAATGCCATGACGGGTGGAGCCCCCGGGCTGGAACGAATTAACGAAGCTTTAGCCCGCGTGGCAAAAGAAACCGGTATCGCTCTGGCCGTGGGTTCGCAAACGGCGGCCGTTTATAATCCCGGTGTTCGACATACCTACGAGGTAGTAAGAAAGGTATATCCGGAGGGGCTTATCCTGGCCAATGTGGGGGCCCTGGTTAAACCTGAATACGCCAAAGAGGCTGTAGAAATGATTGAAGCCGATGCTTTACAGCTCCATTTAAATGTGGTGCAGGAGCTGTTGATGGTTGAGGGTGACAGGGATTTTGCCTCCCTTTACGAAAATGTGGTAAAGATTAAGGAAGCTGTGAAAGTACCGGTTATCCTGAAAGAAGTAGGTTTCGGTATCTCCAGAGAAACAGCCCAAGAGCTGTATCAATTAGGTTTTACCGTTCTCGATCTTGGTGGAGCAGGGGGTACTAATTTTGCAGCCATCGAACTGGCAAGGAACCCCCAGGAGCACCTTGATTACCTGCGCTGCTGGGGGTTACCCACAGCCATTTCTTTACTGGAAGTGAACAGCTTAGATTTACCCTTTACAGTCATTGCTTCCGGAGGGATTTACAACGCCCTGGATATCATAAAAGCCCTGGCTTTGGGGGCTAAAGCCGCAGGTATGGCGGGAGTTTTACTCAAAATATATGACCGCTATGGAGAAAAAGCTCTTTTGGACTTTTTAAACAGCATGCAGAAAGAAATTCAATATCTCATGCTGCTTACGGGCGCAGGGAAGATGGAAGATATAGCTTCTATTCCCGTGGTAATTACTGGTTACACGCAAAACTGGCTCACCCAGCGTGGTATTGACACTAAAAAGTATGCCCAGCGTACCACACTGGGTAATGACAATTTTCGGGGCCTCAATAATAAGCCCAAAATTTAA
- a CDS encoding bifunctional 4-hydroxy-3-methylbut-2-enyl diphosphate reductase/30S ribosomal protein S1, with translation MKIIVAEHAGFCFGVKRAIEMAEDAAIKGQVFSLGPLIHNPQEIRRLGERGVETLADHELPENSQVLIRTHGVGPTVYEKLGQGNSIIIDATCPYVQKAQRLAKEAWEEEFQVIILGDKNHPEVKSIKEWTNNHALVVAGAHDLEGLPLARKVAVLAQTTEKEEKFKDLVEYLQERVPHVKVLNTICSATRQRQDAVKELAKIADIMVVVGGKESSNTRKLWEICEKAGVPSYLVEDAAEVKPEWFRNKKTAGIAAGASTPQWIIEEVIKTMEEIKIGATEHNEANFTDMNGDFNLKNIQVGEVIKGTVVKIANDEVLVDIGGKSEGIIPATELAYRRVADPKTMFSVGQEIMVEVLKEDKEGNIILSRKRALADEALAKLEEAKKNNAVITAPVIEVVKGGLLVDVGIRGFVPASQVERTFVDDLSKYLHQELRLKVIELDKEKKKAVLSQRVLLEEEYREKKNATWANIAEGQTRKGIVKRLTNYGAFVDIGGVEGLLHVSEMGWGRISHPSQVVKEGDEIEVYILKLDREKEKVSLGLKQLIKSPWEAAKEKYAVGMVVQGKVVRIAPFGAFVELEPGVDGLIHISQLANKRVNKVEDVVTVGQKIQAKIIDFDPDNKRISLSLKDVVSETEKNEFKEYLEQQQEETGTTIGDVLKEKEEN, from the coding sequence TTGAAGATTATTGTAGCGGAACATGCGGGATTTTGTTTTGGTGTGAAAAGGGCCATCGAAATGGCGGAAGATGCTGCCATTAAAGGACAGGTATTTAGTCTCGGTCCCCTGATTCATAATCCCCAGGAGATTAGGCGCCTGGGGGAACGTGGGGTGGAAACTTTAGCTGATCATGAACTCCCCGAAAACTCCCAGGTATTAATCAGGACTCATGGTGTTGGGCCTACAGTCTATGAAAAATTAGGCCAGGGGAATAGCATAATTATCGATGCTACTTGTCCTTATGTGCAGAAAGCCCAGCGCCTGGCCAAAGAAGCCTGGGAAGAGGAATTTCAGGTCATTATACTGGGTGATAAGAACCATCCGGAGGTTAAGAGCATTAAAGAGTGGACCAATAATCATGCTCTGGTGGTGGCCGGTGCCCATGATTTGGAAGGTTTGCCTCTGGCTCGTAAGGTGGCCGTCTTAGCCCAAACAACGGAGAAAGAAGAAAAATTTAAGGATCTGGTTGAGTATTTGCAGGAAAGGGTTCCTCATGTCAAAGTTTTAAATACCATCTGTTCCGCAACCCGTCAGAGACAGGACGCCGTAAAAGAATTAGCCAAGATAGCAGACATTATGGTTGTGGTAGGGGGGAAGGAAAGTTCCAATACCAGAAAGCTCTGGGAAATATGCGAAAAAGCAGGCGTACCCAGTTATCTGGTAGAGGATGCTGCAGAAGTAAAACCAGAATGGTTTAGAAATAAAAAAACTGCCGGAATTGCCGCCGGTGCATCAACACCACAATGGATTATTGAGGAGGTTATTAAAACAATGGAAGAAATTAAAATAGGAGCAACAGAACACAACGAAGCAAATTTTACAGATATGAATGGGGATTTTAACTTAAAAAATATCCAGGTTGGCGAAGTAATCAAAGGAACTGTTGTCAAAATAGCCAATGATGAAGTTTTAGTGGATATCGGCGGTAAATCCGAAGGGATCATTCCGGCCACAGAGCTGGCTTACAGGCGGGTTGCTGACCCGAAAACCATGTTCTCTGTGGGACAGGAAATCATGGTAGAGGTTCTGAAAGAGGACAAGGAAGGGAACATTATTTTATCAAGGAAAAGAGCCTTAGCTGATGAAGCTCTGGCTAAACTGGAAGAAGCCAAGAAAAATAATGCCGTAATTACTGCTCCTGTCATCGAAGTTGTGAAAGGCGGGTTGCTGGTGGATGTGGGTATCCGTGGCTTCGTTCCCGCTTCCCAGGTGGAACGCACTTTTGTAGATGATTTAAGTAAATATTTGCATCAGGAATTGCGCTTAAAAGTTATTGAGCTGGATAAAGAAAAGAAAAAAGCTGTCTTATCCCAGAGAGTATTATTGGAAGAAGAGTACCGGGAGAAGAAAAACGCCACCTGGGCCAATATTGCTGAGGGACAAACCAGGAAAGGTATTGTTAAACGTCTCACCAACTATGGTGCTTTTGTTGACATTGGTGGGGTGGAGGGATTGCTCCATGTTTCCGAAATGGGCTGGGGTCGTATTAGTCATCCTTCCCAGGTTGTTAAAGAAGGGGACGAAATTGAAGTATATATCCTGAAACTTGACAGGGAGAAAGAAAAAGTTTCCCTGGGACTCAAACAGTTAATTAAAAGTCCCTGGGAAGCGGCTAAAGAAAAATACGCTGTAGGCATGGTGGTACAGGGCAAGGTTGTTAGAATTGCTCCTTTTGGTGCCTTTGTGGAACTGGAGCCAGGAGTAGATGGACTTATCCATATTTCCCAGTTAGCCAATAAGCGTGTCAATAAAGTAGAGGATGTTGTGACAGTAGGGCAAAAAATTCAGGCCAAGATTATTGATTTTGATCCTGACAATAAACGCATTAGTTTAAGTCTTAAAGATGTTGTCAGTGAAACAGAGAAAAATGAATTTAAGGAGTATTTGGAACAACAACAGGAAGAAACGGGCACTACCATCGGTGATGTTTTAAAAGAAAAAGAAGAAAACTAG
- a CDS encoding lysophospholipid acyltransferase family protein, whose amino-acid sequence MFYKVIHALVSFYLRLFNRWEITGEENIPKSGPVVLVANHISLWDPPFLACSIRRPVHFMAKEELFKIPILGRIIKALGAFPVKRGKPDRNALRLAAKYLEKGEILGLFPEGTRSKSGELLQPHPGAALFALRSGAPIVPVGLIGTRTTFPLTIRGNVRVKIGKPVVYPGLYNNKITNEDLERVSAEIMLKVKKLLEEK is encoded by the coding sequence ATGTTTTATAAGGTAATCCATGCTCTCGTATCATTTTATTTAAGGTTGTTTAACCGTTGGGAAATAACGGGGGAAGAAAATATTCCCAAAAGTGGACCAGTGGTGCTGGTGGCCAATCATATCAGTTTATGGGACCCGCCTTTCTTAGCCTGCTCCATTCGGCGCCCTGTTCATTTTATGGCTAAAGAAGAACTGTTTAAGATTCCAATTCTGGGCAGGATAATAAAAGCGCTGGGTGCTTTTCCCGTCAAGCGGGGTAAGCCTGACCGTAATGCCCTGCGGCTGGCCGCCAAATACCTGGAAAAGGGGGAAATATTAGGCCTTTTCCCGGAAGGAACCCGCAGCAAGAGCGGTGAACTATTACAGCCCCATCCCGGAGCGGCTTTGTTTGCTTTGCGTTCAGGGGCGCCCATTGTACCTGTAGGGCTTATCGGTACACGAACTACCTTTCCTTTAACGATAAGAGGGAATGTTCGTGTTAAAATTGGTAAACCTGTGGTATATCCAGGATTATATAATAACAAGATAACTAATGAGGATTTAGAACGTGTCTCTGCGGAAATAATGCTGAAAGTCAAAAAATTGCTGGAAGAGAAGTAG
- a CDS encoding 2-oxoacid:acceptor oxidoreductase subunit alpha — MRKAQLLQGNQACAMAAIDAGVRFYAGYPITPSTEIAEFMAENLPKVGGKFIQMEDEIAGMAAILGAALTGVKAITATSGPGFSLKQENIGFAAMTEIPCVIVNVQRLGPSTGGPTAPAQGDVMQARWGTHGDHPVIALSPASVLESYDITVQAINFSEKFRVPVIVLLDEVIGHMREKVILPSPEELTLIERKRTNLPPAEYKPYEADSTRIPAIADFGTGYRWHVTGLFHDENGNPSGKADTIHKQATRLLTKLDPYLEEITLYKSYCTEDADYLLISFGCTARSAAEAVDMARSKGYKVGLLQLQTIWPFPEQLVKEFCTGKKAVIVPELNAGQLRGEVQKVITNQTLSGVNKINGDLITPEEIVMKIKEVAGQC; from the coding sequence GTGAGAAAAGCACAACTTCTGCAAGGTAATCAAGCCTGTGCCATGGCGGCCATAGATGCGGGTGTCCGTTTTTATGCAGGTTATCCCATCACGCCGTCAACGGAGATTGCGGAATTCATGGCAGAAAATCTTCCCAAAGTGGGAGGAAAGTTTATCCAGATGGAAGATGAGATTGCCGGTATGGCGGCCATTTTAGGTGCAGCCTTAACTGGTGTTAAAGCCATTACGGCCACGAGCGGACCAGGTTTTTCTCTCAAACAGGAAAACATTGGTTTCGCTGCTATGACTGAGATACCGTGCGTCATTGTCAACGTACAGAGGCTGGGTCCCAGTACAGGTGGACCAACTGCTCCTGCGCAAGGAGATGTAATGCAAGCCCGGTGGGGTACCCACGGAGATCATCCCGTTATCGCTTTGTCACCCGCCTCCGTATTGGAAAGTTATGATATAACGGTTCAGGCCATTAATTTCTCTGAAAAATTCCGTGTCCCCGTTATCGTCTTACTGGACGAAGTTATCGGGCATATGCGGGAAAAAGTGATTTTACCTTCTCCGGAAGAACTTACTCTAATCGAACGGAAAAGAACGAATTTGCCACCCGCAGAATACAAACCTTATGAAGCCGACAGCACGAGGATTCCCGCTATTGCTGATTTTGGAACAGGATACCGCTGGCATGTTACCGGTCTCTTCCATGATGAAAACGGTAATCCCTCTGGCAAGGCCGACACGATTCACAAACAAGCGACCCGCTTATTGACAAAACTTGATCCCTATTTGGAGGAAATTACCCTTTATAAGTCCTACTGTACAGAGGATGCCGATTACCTCCTGATTTCTTTTGGCTGTACCGCCCGGTCTGCAGCAGAGGCTGTGGATATGGCAAGAAGTAAGGGATATAAGGTGGGACTGCTCCAGCTCCAGACGATCTGGCCTTTTCCTGAACAGCTTGTCAAAGAGTTTTGTACTGGTAAAAAGGCAGTGATAGTGCCTGAGTTAAATGCCGGACAATTAAGAGGCGAGGTCCAGAAAGTCATCACCAATCAAACATTAAGCGGTGTAAATAAGATAAATGGAGACCTTATTACCCCTGAAGAAATAGTAATGAAAATTAAGGAGGTGGCGGGCCAATGTTAA
- a CDS encoding 4Fe-4S binding protein: MGEVNKETKKYTVEVKQQWCKSCGICYALCPKGVLIKDQLGKAVVKDPALCIGCRICEEHCPDYCIKIGGEEK; encoded by the coding sequence ATGGGAGAAGTGAACAAAGAGACAAAAAAATATACTGTTGAGGTTAAACAACAATGGTGTAAAAGCTGTGGTATTTGTTATGCCTTATGTCCTAAAGGCGTACTAATCAAGGACCAGCTGGGCAAAGCTGTAGTCAAAGACCCTGCTCTATGTATTGGCTGCAGGATTTGTGAAGAACATTGTCCTGACTACTGTATTAAAATTGGGGGTGAAGAAAAGTGA
- the cmk gene encoding (d)CMP kinase has product MRNIQIAIDGPAGAGKSTVAKKLADLLGFVYIDTGAMYRAITYKALRQGISLDNAEALTNTAKDTAIQFVRTKQGRQLIFCDGREVTEEIRSPDVSENVSKIAQFSSVREVLVRKQQELASNQNVVMDGRDIGTVVLPQAECKIYLTASLEERTARRYHELLLKGYTEEYAKIRENLAQRDEMDKNREAGPLKIAEDAVIIDSTDLTQEEVLQKILGLLGQRRGES; this is encoded by the coding sequence ATGAGGAACATACAGATTGCAATCGATGGACCTGCAGGTGCCGGGAAAAGTACGGTGGCCAAGAAACTGGCAGACCTGTTGGGATTTGTTTACATAGATACCGGAGCCATGTATCGTGCCATTACCTATAAGGCCTTGCGGCAGGGGATTTCTCTCGATAATGCGGAAGCCTTAACCAACACGGCGAAAGATACTGCCATACAATTTGTGCGTACTAAACAAGGCAGGCAGCTTATTTTTTGTGACGGCAGGGAAGTTACGGAAGAAATAAGAAGCCCCGATGTCAGTGAAAATGTCTCGAAAATCGCACAATTTTCCAGTGTGCGAGAAGTCCTGGTCCGTAAACAACAGGAACTGGCCAGCAATCAGAATGTGGTCATGGATGGCAGAGACATCGGCACCGTAGTGCTGCCCCAGGCGGAATGCAAGATATATTTGACAGCTTCCCTTGAGGAGAGGACAGCCCGGCGTTATCATGAACTACTATTAAAAGGTTATACGGAGGAGTATGCCAAGATCAGAGAGAACCTGGCCCAGCGTGACGAAATGGATAAAAACAGGGAGGCGGGCCCTTTAAAAATAGCGGAGGATGCCGTTATCATTGATTCAACGGACCTTACACAGGAGGAAGTACTGCAAAAGATCCTGGGTTTACTTGGGCAGAGAAGAGGAGAGTCGTAA